GACTAGGAAAGCAGTGCAGGGAGCGCTGGCATAACCACCTCAATCCGAATGTGAAGAAGTCATCCTGGACAGCAGAGGAAGATCTCATCATATACAAAGCTCACTGTCTGCTGGGAAACCGTTGGGCTGAGATTGCAAAATTACTGCCTGGACGGTAACTACAGTCATGGCTTAACTCAATGTGTTTTAATTGTATAAACCCCCCTGATAAACCAGTCTTTTCCCTATTTAGGACTGACAATGCAGTGAAGAATCATTGGAATTCAACCATCAGACGCAAGATTGAGTTGGGGTTTTATACGGGGGAGGTAATTACCTCAGAAGAACTTGATGAACTGTTGGCCAAAGTTGATAAAAATGTACAAGTAAGGTTTTATGTACACTTTTAGATTAATGAAACATGTATAAAAATCAATCTTCAcaaagtgtttctgattacaggTTTCCAATTGCTCAATAGATTTTGAACAAGACCAAAAACATGGTGTGCATCAAGTTGTAAGTAACTTGTTCCTTTTATAATgtagaatgtgactttttatttaCTGATCAAAAACTCCTTTTTTGCCTCCTTTTCCCCCCAAGGAACTTCCGATCTCAGTCCCTACTCGAGCTGGACCAAGTAATGATGCCACCACAAAGGCTGACACATCAACAAAGGTCAACCTGGCACCGAAAGTAGATTCAGACACTGCAGACATGATTAGCACCAGTTGGGTGGTGGACAGTTCAGGCTTTCTGTCTCCTACTGGCCCAGCCCTGAAGGAAATGCTTGATATGGTAGATGGGGTATGTAACAATtggtggacaaaaaaaaaatattatacatgtaaatatattacatgttctgtatttttcttattttgcttTAGGACCTAGATGGATGGTGTAACTTTGCTGCCTTTGATCTGCCAGAAGAAAACCCCAGCCCTGAACGTCACCAGTTTCGTCTTGAAGGCAGTGCTTTACAGGAGCTGAGCAAAAGCAGCAAGGGAGAGCTCATCCCAATCTCTCCTGGTGGTGTCACACCTCCTGCTATACTTAACCGTAAAAGTCATAGACGCATCGCTTTGTCTCCTGATACCAACAACTCCAGGACTCCAAAAAGCACACCTGTCAAAATCCTACCCTTTTCCCCATCACAGGTAAGTCTTTATCATTAAGTAGCGCATGATTTAATTACATATCACTGTTTTTAAGGGGTTACGTAATTGTATGTTTATAGCATTTAACTGTATTTGCCATTTCAGTTCCTTAACATGTGGACCAAGCAAGATACCCATGACTTGGAGAATCCGTCTCTCACATCAACACCTGTATGCAGCCAGAAAGCCTCTGTGATGACACCACTGCAGCGTGACAAGACGCCTTTAATTCAGAAGGAAAACTCTGTGTATGTATTTCCTGGCTTGCAAAAAAATTTTGCAGGTTGATCTCGTTTTTACATATCTGCATCCCCATGTCCAGGTTTGTCACACCAAATTACAAATCCGAGCTCTGTACAACCCCACGTACTCCTACtccttttaaaaatgctatggAAAAATATGGCCCATTGCAGCCACTGGTGAGTGTTTCATGTGGTTGACTGTCTTGCAGTGCAGAGTGGCtaactttttatttctactATAGCCTCAGACCCCAAATCTTGAAGATGATATAAATGAAGTGATCCTCAGAGATGCTGGGATTGATTTATCTGTTGCTTGTTCAACGCCTCGCAAAACTACAGTAAATATACTTTGTTGTACTCTTTCACATTTATCATATTAGATAAGCAATATTAAGCCAAATAAtcattttgtatcatgtttagGTATTTTTTGGAAAAACACTAGGCAAGGCATGTtgatttgtacagcacagtcggtacacaaagtaattcaaagtgctttacagaataagaaagacattaaaatcacacaaatcaaaacattaataatcataaaattaacattgaaagatttttattctgcaatcttctgttttagtcatatgtacagctaaacagaactgttttgtgcctggatttaaacattgtcaaagtagaagcctgtctcacatcttcaggaagattgtcctaggttttagctgcataaaactgaaaagctaattccccatgtttagtcctgactctgggcaccagcaggaggccggtccctgaagtcctcaaagtgtgagattgttcatatggcactaacatgtcggagatgcaCGTTGGTGCTaggtcatggagagacttgtacacaagagctgctttaaagtctattgaGTGGCATGCAGCATAAAACCAGGGTGTTAACAAAAAGGTCCCAGGGCCAGCTAAGTCACCTAAGAGTTATAACCATTTGAAAGGCACTCGGTACTTGTAATGTATAAGGTGTGAGGACCCTTATTCAATCTCTTCCCCCACCCAGATGTCACTTAACAACTACTTGAGCTGCTTTAGAGTGTATAtcattataataaaacaatCTTTAATGTCCCAGTGTTtatgaaaatagaaaaaatatatatatattaccatAAGTACTTAGCTTTGTTTAATTGTTCTATTTATACATCGCAAAAATTACGTTTTTTTTCTCTacatttttgtaacattttcaTTTCCTTTTCAAGCACCGCCCACCAATGAAGAAGGTGCGCAAGTCATTAGCTTTAGATGCTATGGATTGTCACATGACACCATCATCTAAGCGTAAATCTATGAAAACTGAGGCTAGACGTTACATTAAGGTGAGCTTTAGTTTGTGGCTATTAATCTAGTTTgattttatgtaattattatttttgtctttatttcacAGGAAGAACCCAtgttaatttctttaaactcaaCATCATTTTGTAATAGAAGCCATGACAATATCTTGGATCAGGGTTTCCTTTTGGGACCAAGTGACAATGCTTTTTTTCCTAGTGCTCTACACATGCCTAGAGTAAGTATACTTGTGTGCCCTAAAATGTATTCTTAAGTGTTATGTATAATTGTGTCTTTCTTTTTCAGATGACAAAAGAGTGGGAAACCGTGGTATGTGGACAAACGAAAGACCAACTGATTATGAATGAGAAGGCAAGGCGCTTTCTTCGTTCACTGAAGTCACATGGTCATAACAGAGCACTCATTTTGtcttgaaactactttatatttatttttttactgtacaCTCTTGAGAAGAAACCACATCAATTTTGTGATGTGAGGCTAGACTGTTCTGTATTAGTAATTTTCAAAACCAATTGCAGGTGGGTTCCTTAGAAAGTAACCCAAAAGCAAGTCACAAATgcccagtttaaaatgtacatgcATTATGTTCTTGCTCTTAAAAAATGGAAAAGGAAAGTACCGCCATTGGTTGTATGATGTTTCTGTAACTTAACTGTTTTAAATGGGGATGATCCAGGTTGTACCTCATGATCAGATTTCAAATTTTGGAAGTAGATATTTCAAAGGTGATTGATAATGTGTGCAAAAGATTGGCtgtaaaatgttattaaaacattgcTGTTTTCAATGTAATGATCAATCAGTAAACAGAAATTATATTGTTAGCATCAGGAAGGGGTAGATGGAAGATAAAATACATATACTGGGGTATTATGTTTTATTGGCACTATGTAAATAACTATTTTTGTCACAATTTTCATAGAATGCAATAAAATGCAAGATATGTATGTTTGTCTCACGtgtcttaaataaaaataccactttTGTAGGTTAAATTTAGATATAAGAAATTACTACATTGCTAACTTATAAATAGCATTAATTATATAGGTATAAGGAATGATAATTTTTGTAtggtttagtaaaaaaaaaaaaaaaaaaaaatgtatatgtatatatccTTATACCTCATTCCACATGTttgtgcttttattgtgaaattcaGGAAAACGGTTCGAAGCGGAAGTTAAAGACACCGGAAACAGACGTTGGTTTTGGTGACGCTGCATTAGATCTCCAGACATGGACCGGTCTTGTAAGTATTTTAGTCAGTATTAGGTGTTCAATTGACGTTTGGCGATATTTTGGCATTAACATAGCTGAGTCAGACATTGTACTTTGAATTGCATGGCGGAGAAGGTAGCAGTTTTTGTAGTCCGTCTGCATTCATGTGATTTAGTTCTGCCGTTAGCATGGCTCCCCGCTAAAGGAAGTGCTGTCAATGAATGAATACCGAATGAGATGCAAAACCAAAACGGAGCTTAATGTACATTCTCCTAACCCAACATCGCGATGTTATGtgtgttttaacttgttttaaatcTGATTCCTTAGGGCTGCTCGGGTGGTTGGTCTTCAGTCTTGCACTGGCTGGTGCTCCAGCGCTCACACCGACACATTACCTGTCCTTATCCGACGTGGCCCGGCTGCAGTCTGTTTTGGGACAGCCCTTCACTGATCTCGAGTCTTCTTACTACTCTGTAGTGGGTCTGACCAAGCTCGGACTTGTTGTGCCTgatcaaaatgtaattattaaaaaataccaTCAGCACATTAACATGGCTTTTAGTGATGGTATTTTTGCCATAATGTAAGCTCATCTTATGTTTATAGGAGGTTTGCCAGTTCCTTAAGTCTCAGCTGGACCCTATGAGCATTGACTCCCTCTTTTTTGCGGCTGAAGCAAGTAATGCTATTTCAGGATGTGAGGTAATGTGCCTCCAATCACTTTGTTTAGAAAAAGAAATGCAGTTGAACGCAATCTTTAATTGACTTATTGTTTAGATCCCTGTCTCAAATGAAACTCGGGACATCCTTCTGGCAGCTGTGAGCGAAGATTCAACAATGACTCAAATTCATCGGGCAGTGAGTGCACTCAGCTCTTTGGGCCTTCCTCTGGCATCACAAGAAGTTGTAGGTGCATTGACTGCTCGCCTCAAGAAAGAGGATAATGTAATGGCGTAAGTAGTTTTTGTATTGACAGTCAGCAACTTTTACATAAAAGAGAATTTAAAAGGGTCATATGTCATCAATTTACAGCATCACATTGGCTTTGGCCACAGCAGCCCGTCTCTCCCAGCAGGCAGAACTAGGAGCAATTCTGGAGGAAATCGAGGTAATAAATATCCACAAGGGGGAGCAAGAGACTTCAGactgctttttttcccctcacagAACCTCACTACATCATTGTAATGTGATGTTAATTTTTCATTTCAGGATCTGACAGCTCGTTTGGATGATCTCGGTGGCCTTTACCTCCAGTTCGAGGAGGGTCTTGAAGCAACAGCCTTGTTTGTCTCTGCTGCTTACTCTCTGTCCGATCATGTTGATATGGAGCCACCTCTTAAAGAAGTAATCTATTACTTTAATCTCTGTATTGTTTTGGTTATCTGCGCATGAATAATTCTGAAGTCATTTACCCTCTTCAGGATCAGGTTATCCAGTTGGTTAATTCAATATTCAGTAAAAAATCCTGGGACTCCCTATCTGAAGCCTTTAGTGTGGCCAGTGCTGCTGCAGCTCTCTCAAACAACCGCTTCCATGTCCCCGTTGTTGTCAGTGCCCAGGGCCCTGCCACAGTGTCTCACAGCCAGCCAAGCCTGCAGGTAAAGATGAGAAAGATCATTAAATCCTTGTACAGAGGACTTTTTCTGACAGTGACCATGTAATTACCATGTAATTTTATGTGATTCACAGCTTCTTATTACTgatgtcatgtcccagccttTGGCCTCGGCAAAAGTTCTGGTGGAATCTGCGTATGCTGTGGCCTCTAAGAGCATCATCCTTAACCAAGCACCTTTCACTCTTAATGAGTATGTGCTATAAGACCATTGTGAAAAGAAacatattattgttattatttattatgttaagtATGCACAGTCATTAGCAAGTCTATGGTAGTGATTTTGCATCTTGTCCTGTCACCACTCAAAAGAAAACCTTTCTTTACTAAGTGGTTTGTCTTTTTTCAGTGGAGTTTTTGAACTGAACTTCATGTCCAGTCAGCCAGCCAGTGGATATTACCAGTTCACTGTGGCTGTGACTGGCGACAGCAGACTGGTGGCTAATCATGTTGAGGTAAACCTTTGTGTTCATGACCCTTTTAGCAAACACGGAACAATACTTTATTGCCTCATAGTTTATATGTGGCTTATCTAGGTCTTGACTTGAATACTAATGATAT
The sequence above is drawn from the Periophthalmus magnuspinnatus isolate fPerMag1 chromosome 5, fPerMag1.2.pri, whole genome shotgun sequence genome and encodes:
- the mybl2b gene encoding v-myb avian myeloblastosis viral oncogene homolog-like 2b encodes the protein MSWWPRSEDAEETVHQDTDSDVADQRDGGKVKVKWTQEEDDALKALVHQLGNTDWKRIASFIPAHSEHQCQHRWFKVLDPELVKGPWTKEEDEKVIELVNRYGNKQWAVVAKHLKGRLGKQCRERWHNHLNPNVKKSSWTAEEDLIIYKAHCLLGNRWAEIAKLLPGRTDNAVKNHWNSTIRRKIELGFYTGEVITSEELDELLAKVDKNVQVSNCSIDFEQDQKHGVHQVELPISVPTRAGPSNDATTKADTSTKVNLAPKVDSDTADMISTSWVVDSSGFLSPTGPALKEMLDMVDGDLDGWCNFAAFDLPEENPSPERHQFRLEGSALQELSKSSKGELIPISPGGVTPPAILNRKSHRRIALSPDTNNSRTPKSTPVKILPFSPSQFLNMWTKQDTHDLENPSLTSTPVCSQKASVMTPLQRDKTPLIQKENSVFVTPNYKSELCTTPRTPTPFKNAMEKYGPLQPLPQTPNLEDDINEVILRDAGIDLSVACSTPRKTTHRPPMKKVRKSLALDAMDCHMTPSSKRKSMKTEARRYIKEEPMLISLNSTSFCNRSHDNILDQGFLLGPSDNAFFPSALHMPRMTKEWETVVCGQTKDQLIMNEKARRFLRSLKSHGHNRALILS
- the rpn2 gene encoding dolichyl-diphosphooligosaccharide--protein glycosyltransferase subunit 2 — translated: MDRSWLLGWLVFSLALAGAPALTPTHYLSLSDVARLQSVLGQPFTDLESSYYSVVGLTKLGLVVPDQNEVCQFLKSQLDPMSIDSLFFAAEASNAISGCEIPVSNETRDILLAAVSEDSTMTQIHRAVSALSSLGLPLASQEVVGALTARLKKEDNVMAITLALATAARLSQQAELGAILEEIEDLTARLDDLGGLYLQFEEGLEATALFVSAAYSLSDHVDMEPPLKEDQVIQLVNSIFSKKSWDSLSEAFSVASAAAALSNNRFHVPVVVSAQGPATVSHSQPSLQLLITDVMSQPLASAKVLVESAYAVASKSIILNQAPFTLNDGVFELNFMSSQPASGYYQFTVAVTGDSRLVANHVELKVKVSTEVVVTNMDLSVVDKDQSIGTKTTRVDYPSKAKTPFTADSHQNFAMSFQLVDTNTGVELTPHQTFVRLHNQKTGQEVVFVAEPDNKNVYKFELDTAERKSEFDSISGTYTLYLIVGDATLDNPILWNVADVVLKFLDEEAPATIQPKTLYVPKPEIQHLFREPEKKPPTVVSNTFTALILSPLLLLLILWFKLGANISNFNFSPSTILFHAGHAAMLGLMYIYWTHLNMFQTLKYLAIIGGVTFLAGNRMLAQKAVKRIEKN